The genomic segment GATACTTTAACGCAAATATTGAAAATTCATTCATAGCATTAAGAGAAAGACAAAAGTAACGGTAGGGAGTGGAATTTTATGGTAACTTTACCTTTTGAAAAGCACATGTATGAACTTAAAAGTAAAATAGATGAACTAAAGAATTTAGCAATAGATCAAAATATGGATTTAGAAAAAGAAATAAGACAGATGGAAATTAAGCTCTACAATATGAAAAAGGAAGCCTATAAAAACTTAACTGCCTGGGATAAAGTAAGTATTGCGAGGCTTGTGGAACGTCCTACTGCTCTTGATTATATAAATCTGATTTTTGATTCCTTTATGGAGCTACATGGTGATAGGTATTATGGAGATGATTCTGCTATTGTAGGTGGAATAGCAGAGTTTAATGGTATTCCTATAACTGTTATAGCCCAGCAAAAGGGAAATAACACCAAGGAAAACATAAAGAGAAACTTTGGTATGCCAAATCCAGAGGGGTATAGAAAAGTTTTAAGACTTATGAAACAGGCAGAAAAATTTAAAAGGCCTATTATTTGTCTTGTAGATACTCCGGGAGCATATTGTGGACTAGGTGCAGAAGAAAGAGGTCAAGGTGAGGCAATTGCTAGAAATCTTATGGAAATGGCAACATTAAAAACACCAGTAATTTCAATAGTTATAGGAGAAGGCGGAAGTGGTGGAGCTTTAGCTATGGCGGTAGCAGATGAGGTTTGGATGCTAGAACATGCAATTTATTCTATTTTGTCACCGGAAGGTTTTGCTAGCATATTATATAAAGATGCAAGTCTTGCTAAAGAAGCGGCTACTGCAATGAAAATAACAGCTCAGGATTTAATTGATTTTGGAATAATAGATAGAATTATAAAAGAGCCTTTAGGTGGGGCGCACACTAATTTAGATGAGATGGCGGCAAGTATTAAACGTAATTTAGAGGAGTCAATTGTTAGATTAATGCGGGAACCTATAGAATCTTTACTTACTAAGAGATATTATAAATTTAGAAAGATTGGTAAGGTAGTGGAATAATTTTAATTTTAGTGATGTTAAGAAAAGTATATATACTTTTCTTTTTTTTTGTATTGAAGTGTTTATATAAATCATACATAATAGAAGGTGAGAATAATATTTAAGATAATGGCAAAGGGGAATTAAGTTATGAGTAGAACACACAGTGGGACGATTTTAGTGATAGATTCAGGATGCGATCTATCTTTAGATTATATTAAACAAGAAAACATAGTACCGATAGGAATAATATGTAATTTTAAAGGTCAAGCAATAGAGGATGATTTTGGGAAAAATATTATTCGTAAGGACTTTTATGATGCTTTAAGGCAGGGAGAGATGCCTACTACATCACAAATAAATAGTCAAAGATATGTAGAGGTTTTTAGAAAGTATGTGAAGGAAGAAAAATCTATAATATATATTGCTTTGTCTTCTGCATTAACAGGAACTATAAACAGTGCAAATATAGCAATAGAGACTATACTTGAAGAGTTCCCAGAGGCGGATATAAGTATAGTTGATAGTAAATGCGCAAGCCTTGGACAAGGACTGTTAGTGCATTATGCTTATGAAATGTTAAAGAAAGGAAATTCAAAAGGAGAGATAGTTACCTGGCTTGAGGAAAATAAACTTAAGATTAACCACTGGTTTACAGTTAATGATTTAAACCATTTAAAAAGAGGTGGAAGAATTTCAAGTTCCGCTGCAGCTGTTGGCACCTTGTTAAATATAAAACCAGTTTTGTTTGTGGATAATGAAGGAAGACTTACTCCTTTTTCTAAGTGTAGAGGTAGAAAAAAGGCAATAAATACCTTAGTTGAAAAATTTAAGGAAAGAACAGACCCAAATAAAGAGCAAGTTATTGCTATAAGTCATGGAGATTGTATTGAAGATGCATTAGCTTTAGAGGCTTTGGTTAGAGAAAATGGAAATGTTAAAGATGTTATTTTAAATTATGTGGGTACAGCAATAGGGTCCCATACAGGACCAGAAATATTAGGATTATATTTTATGGGTGATGAAAGATAATGGTTAAGGCGTATTATGATAAATGGAATTGCAATTTATATAATATCATAAATTAAAAATTAATTTATGAAGTAAAAGAAAGACAGGGTAAGATATCTTTCTTTTACTAATATAGAGAAGAACTATTCTGTTTCATTTCCTAATTTCTTAGATTCTTTAGAAACACCTATTTCGTTGGCAGTTTCCATTCTCATTTTATCTAATTCTTTTTTCGTTTTTGGATTAGCCTTTTTATTATCTTTACTATTTTTATTGTTTTTATGTGACATTTCAAGATCCTCCTTATATTACTTAGAGCACAAATAACTATTAATTGCTTTGCTCCTTTATAATAAATATTTCAATATTAGTATAACCAAGTTCATGAAATGTATGTGATATAATTAGTATTATTAAAAAAAATTATATAGGAGGAAATAATTATATGAATAAAAAGATAGGATTTATAGGCTGTGGTAATATGGCAAAGGCTATGATAAGTGGAATAGTAAAATCAAATTTAGTTTCTAGCCAACAAGTGATAGCAAGTAATCCATCAGATAAGAGTTTAAATAAGGTAAAAGAACAATATAATATTCTAGTAACTAATGACAACAAGGAAGTTGCTGAATTTTCTGATATATTAATTTTAGCTGTAAAACCCTATAAATACTCTGAGGTTATCGATGAAATAAAACCATATTTAAAGCCGACGGTAGTTATAGTAACTATAGCTGCAGGGGTAACTTTAGAATATATGAGTAATACACTCGGAGGCGCTGCAAAGGTTATAAGAACTATGCCAAATACTCCAGCGTTTGTTGGCGCGGGTATGAGTGCACTTTGTTCTAATAAAAATATAACTAAAGAAGAATTGCAAGACGTAGTAAATATTTTTGAAAGTTTTGGTAAGATAGAGATATTAGAGGAAAAGCTTATTGATGTAGTTCCGGCGGTAAGTGGCTCATCTCCTGCTTATGTTTATATGTTTATTGAAGCTTTAGGTGATGGGGCGGTACTTCAAGGAATGCCAAGAGAAAAGGCTTATAAAATGGCAGCGCAAGCAGTGCTAGGGGCAGCTAAAATGGTACTTGAAACAGGAGAACACCCAGGAAAACTTAAAGACGATGTATGCTCACCAGGTGGAACTACTATAGCGGCCGTATACACCTTAGAAAAGAATAATTTTAGAGGATCAGTAATTTCAGCTATGGAGAGTTGTACAGAAAAGGCAATTAAAATGGGTGAAAAATAAGATTTTCAAAAAATAGAGGCAATTACATATGAATCTCAATAGAATGAAACTGTTTGGTGACTAGGTACAGGATTAGGGTATAAAATATGCTCTAATCCTGTACCTTTTTTATTGTGCAACAAAGAATTACCCCGGAAAATATTTGTAATAAAATTACATGAAAAACATATACATTTATTAAGGGTTTGAGCAATTTGCATCCCTAAAGCACCACTTTAGCAGATAGTTTAACGACATTTCAGCTCGGCAGGAGATGATTTAACTGGAGGGAAAGCAAATGGAAACAGAGGGTTTATTGGT from the Clostridium sp. CM027 genome contains:
- the proC gene encoding pyrroline-5-carboxylate reductase gives rise to the protein MNKKIGFIGCGNMAKAMISGIVKSNLVSSQQVIASNPSDKSLNKVKEQYNILVTNDNKEVAEFSDILILAVKPYKYSEVIDEIKPYLKPTVVIVTIAAGVTLEYMSNTLGGAAKVIRTMPNTPAFVGAGMSALCSNKNITKEELQDVVNIFESFGKIEILEEKLIDVVPAVSGSSPAYVYMFIEALGDGAVLQGMPREKAYKMAAQAVLGAAKMVLETGEHPGKLKDDVCSPGGTTIAAVYTLEKNNFRGSVISAMESCTEKAIKMGEK
- a CDS encoding acetyl-CoA carboxylase carboxyltransferase subunit alpha, with the translated sequence MVTLPFEKHMYELKSKIDELKNLAIDQNMDLEKEIRQMEIKLYNMKKEAYKNLTAWDKVSIARLVERPTALDYINLIFDSFMELHGDRYYGDDSAIVGGIAEFNGIPITVIAQQKGNNTKENIKRNFGMPNPEGYRKVLRLMKQAEKFKRPIICLVDTPGAYCGLGAEERGQGEAIARNLMEMATLKTPVISIVIGEGGSGGALAMAVADEVWMLEHAIYSILSPEGFASILYKDASLAKEAATAMKITAQDLIDFGIIDRIIKEPLGGAHTNLDEMAASIKRNLEESIVRLMREPIESLLTKRYYKFRKIGKVVE
- a CDS encoding DegV family protein, giving the protein MSRTHSGTILVIDSGCDLSLDYIKQENIVPIGIICNFKGQAIEDDFGKNIIRKDFYDALRQGEMPTTSQINSQRYVEVFRKYVKEEKSIIYIALSSALTGTINSANIAIETILEEFPEADISIVDSKCASLGQGLLVHYAYEMLKKGNSKGEIVTWLEENKLKINHWFTVNDLNHLKRGGRISSSAAAVGTLLNIKPVLFVDNEGRLTPFSKCRGRKKAINTLVEKFKERTDPNKEQVIAISHGDCIEDALALEALVRENGNVKDVILNYVGTAIGSHTGPEILGLYFMGDER
- a CDS encoding small, acid-soluble spore protein, alpha/beta type — its product is MSHKNNKNSKDNKKANPKTKKELDKMRMETANEIGVSKESKKLGNETE